Proteins from a genomic interval of Synergistota bacterium:
- a CDS encoding xanthine dehydrogenase family protein subunit M, translated as MSFKVLVPGSLREALEILSDGGKPIAGGTDLLVRIKRGLENPGLLVDITRIPELRIFRRESGKLEMGALFTHTELLSMDIPPLLKSALSVIGSRQIRNLGTIGGNVVNASPAGDSLPALYTYEAQVKLVSLEGERVLRISDFIKGPGQTDLRNGELLLSILLRDFPDDYRFIYRKVGQRSSMTISIASIAVIYRLSDGFFEDIRIALGSVAPTVIRAYKAEEFLKGKPISEDILRKASLMIEEVVSPISDVRASEEYRRKVSGRLILSLLEEV; from the coding sequence GTGAGTTTTAAGGTTCTGGTGCCGGGAAGCTTAAGGGAGGCTCTCGAGATTCTCTCAGATGGGGGTAAACCTATAGCTGGTGGGACAGACCTTCTCGTCAGGATAAAGAGGGGGCTTGAAAATCCCGGCTTGCTTGTGGATATAACCAGAATACCGGAGCTTAGGATCTTTAGAAGGGAAAGCGGAAAACTCGAAATGGGGGCTTTGTTCACGCATACGGAGCTTCTCTCGATGGATATACCACCTTTGCTTAAAAGTGCTCTTTCGGTTATAGGATCTCGTCAGATAAGAAATCTTGGGACGATAGGTGGCAATGTAGTTAACGCTTCCCCAGCAGGAGATAGTTTACCGGCGCTTTACACTTATGAGGCTCAGGTTAAGCTTGTGAGCCTTGAAGGGGAGAGGGTTCTTCGCATTTCAGATTTCATAAAGGGGCCTGGTCAGACGGACCTTAGGAATGGAGAGCTTCTCCTTTCTATCCTTTTAAGGGATTTCCCCGACGATTACAGGTTCATATATCGCAAAGTTGGGCAGAGAAGCTCAATGACCATTTCTATAGCTTCTATTGCCGTTATTTATCGCCTTAGTGATGGCTTTTTTGAGGACATCAGAATAGCTTTGGGAAGCGTGGCTCCAACCGTAATAAGAGCCTATAAGGCTGAGGAGTTTTTGAAAGGCAAGCCTATTTCAGAGGATATACTTAGAAAGGCGAGCCTAATGATAGAGGAGGTGGTGTCTCCGATATCTGATGTCCGAGCTTCTGAAGAGTATAGGAGAAAAGTAAGTGGGAGACTTATACTTAGCCTTCTCGAGGAGGTGTGA
- a CDS encoding (2Fe-2S)-binding protein, translated as MTLRIRFKINGEEKEVEIREDMTLLELIRDVLHLHGTKSGCEMGECGACTVLLNGKPVPSCITLAVKADGAEITTIEGISNHPLIDAMVKEGAVQCGFCSPGMIVNLASFLDESADPSREEVREALSGNLCRCTGYQKIVDAVMAVKGGRKE; from the coding sequence ATGACTTTGAGAATTCGCTTTAAGATAAACGGAGAGGAGAAGGAAGTCGAGATAAGGGAGGATATGACGCTTCTTGAGCTTATAAGAGATGTGCTTCATCTTCACGGAACCAAAAGCGGTTGTGAGATGGGAGAATGCGGAGCTTGTACCGTGCTTTTAAATGGAAAACCAGTTCCATCCTGTATTACTTTAGCGGTTAAGGCGGACGGAGCTGAGATCACGACTATAGAGGGAATTTCCAATCATCCCCTGATAGACGCCATGGTGAAGGAGGGAGCAGTTCAATGTGGTTTCTGCTCGCCTGGAATGATAGTGAACCTCGCTTCATTCCTTGATGAATCCGCTGATCCGTCTCGTGAGGAGGTAAGAGAGGCTCTTTCGGGAAATCTTTGTCGTTGCACCGGCTATCAGAAGATAGTGGATGCCGTTATGGCTGTAAAGGGAGGTAGGAAAGAGTGA
- the thrC gene encoding threonine synthase, producing MGEVIGLRCVSCGRTYSPEEVLYTCPACGDRYGTLEVIYDLEMFKGFGYELSMWRYLPLLPVKRKSVPLRVGWTPLYRASYIAKAHGIKELYIKDDTVNPTSSYKDRASAIAIGVARERGFKVISCASTGNAASSLAGLSASVGLKSVIFVPKDAPKPKLAQLFAYGAEVYRVDGSYDDAFDLCRKVSEIKGWYNRSTAINPYLLEGKKTGAFEIAEALSWRSPDRIFVPVGDGTIISAICKGFRELREVGLVKEIPQIIGVQAKGAEFVKLSFERGEIVDGEAKTFADSICVGKPRDVVKAMKYLKELGGLMISVSDDEILSAIFELSTLTGIFAEPAGAAAFAGFLKMSHEDAFSSDEEVVLLITGSGLKDIDAVFKASLDAPLVSKDPDEFLERYMEVDDFENSL from the coding sequence ATGGGTGAGGTTATAGGGTTAAGGTGCGTGAGTTGTGGCAGGACATACTCCCCAGAGGAGGTATTATATACATGTCCTGCCTGTGGAGACAGGTATGGGACTCTCGAGGTCATATATGATCTTGAGATGTTCAAAGGTTTTGGATATGAACTATCCATGTGGAGGTATCTCCCTCTTTTACCGGTCAAGAGGAAATCCGTTCCGCTGAGAGTTGGATGGACGCCCCTTTATAGAGCTTCATATATTGCCAAGGCACATGGTATAAAAGAGCTTTATATAAAAGATGATACCGTTAACCCCACATCTTCCTATAAGGATAGGGCATCTGCCATTGCGATAGGGGTAGCTCGTGAGAGGGGCTTTAAGGTTATATCCTGTGCTTCTACGGGAAACGCAGCGAGCTCATTGGCTGGTCTCTCGGCGAGCGTTGGACTGAAAAGCGTTATTTTCGTTCCGAAAGATGCTCCAAAACCAAAGCTTGCCCAGCTTTTCGCTTACGGCGCGGAGGTTTATCGCGTTGATGGGAGCTATGATGATGCCTTTGATCTATGTAGAAAGGTTTCTGAGATCAAGGGATGGTATAACAGGTCTACTGCCATAAATCCTTATCTTCTTGAGGGGAAGAAAACAGGAGCTTTTGAAATAGCTGAAGCTCTTTCCTGGAGATCTCCAGACAGGATATTCGTTCCTGTTGGAGACGGGACGATAATAAGCGCTATATGTAAGGGATTTAGAGAATTAAGGGAAGTTGGTCTCGTTAAGGAGATACCTCAGATAATAGGTGTTCAAGCGAAGGGTGCTGAGTTCGTCAAGCTTTCCTTTGAGAGGGGAGAGATTGTGGATGGAGAGGCTAAAACCTTTGCAGATAGCATATGCGTGGGCAAGCCAAGAGATGTTGTCAAAGCCATGAAGTATTTGAAGGAACTTGGTGGATTGATGATCTCAGTTTCAGATGATGAGATTCTCTCAGCTATTTTTGAGCTTTCCACCTTAACGGGCATTTTTGCTGAACCTGCTGGAGCTGCAGCATTTGCTGGTTTCTTAAAAATGTCGCATGAGGATGCCTTTTCCTCGGATGAGGAAGTAGTTCTTCTTATAACGGGAAGTGGGCTGAAGGACATTGATGCGGTATTTAAAGCTTCTCTTGATGCCCCTCTCGTTTCTAAGGATCCGGACGAGTTTTTGGAAAGGTATATGGAGGTGGATGACTTTGAGAATTCGCTTTAA
- a CDS encoding dihydroorotate dehydrogenase → MLEMEVFGIRFRNPLLVASGPLTDKPDKIKRLARRSIGGIVLKTISTKPAEVKRPLIAKIGCGLLNCELWSEDPPERWAQSFLPEIRKEVDLPIVVSLGYKPEDIQRLVPMLDEFADAFEISTHYTGTDVEPIYRICRAASSLTKKPILIKMSPHFGNVIDFAKAAVDGGASGIVAINSLGPGIVIDVRKRKSKLGEKYGWLSGPPIKPIALRFVYEIRKAVNVPIVGVGGISSALDVIEFMMAGATLVQILSSAILKGVDIFDEIARDLPPLLEELGFKSLGEVIGVFEDG, encoded by the coding sequence ATGCTTGAGATGGAGGTTTTTGGGATAAGGTTCAGAAACCCCTTGCTTGTTGCTTCTGGTCCTCTAACGGATAAGCCTGATAAAATCAAGAGACTTGCTCGAAGATCAATTGGGGGAATAGTTCTTAAGACTATATCCACTAAACCTGCTGAGGTGAAAAGACCTCTTATAGCTAAGATTGGCTGTGGGCTACTGAACTGTGAGCTCTGGTCTGAGGATCCTCCGGAAAGGTGGGCGCAATCCTTTCTGCCGGAAATAAGGAAGGAAGTTGATCTTCCCATCGTGGTAAGTTTGGGGTATAAGCCTGAGGATATACAGAGGCTCGTGCCTATGTTGGATGAATTTGCGGATGCTTTTGAGATATCCACACACTATACTGGAACCGATGTTGAGCCTATCTACAGGATATGTAGAGCAGCCAGCTCTCTCACCAAGAAGCCGATCCTTATTAAGATGAGCCCTCATTTTGGAAACGTGATTGATTTTGCAAAGGCTGCGGTTGATGGAGGAGCGAGTGGTATAGTGGCTATAAACTCATTGGGGCCAGGCATAGTCATAGACGTGAGAAAAAGAAAAAGCAAGCTGGGAGAGAAATATGGCTGGCTCTCAGGACCTCCCATAAAACCGATAGCTTTAAGATTCGTGTATGAGATTAGAAAGGCGGTCAACGTTCCTATCGTAGGAGTTGGGGGAATATCGAGTGCGCTTGATGTCATTGAGTTTATGATGGCTGGTGCTACTCTCGTTCAAATTCTCTCTTCCGCTATTCTTAAGGGAGTGGATATATTCGATGAGATAGCTCGCGATCTTCCTCCGCTTCTTGAGGAGCTCGGCTTTAAGAGCCTGGGCGAGGTAATAGGGGTGTTTGAGGATGGGTGA
- the ssnA gene encoding putative aminohydrolase SsnA, whose product MILSNAVIWTNDGSLVEKGWIRIEGGVISEVGKGIPFSSDLDLAGKLVLPGLVNIHSHLYSSLVRGMPISVSPQSFLGILKEIWWKLDLHLDEESVYYSALVGGIESLKSGITAIVDHHASYGCVRGSLLLLKRALVDELGMRADLCYEVSDRCGREKAEEAIEENLSFIELSLKEGNGYFKAHLGLHASFTLSDETLQACVGSAPESVGFHIHLAEGPEDQRDSIEKYDLKVVERLDRWGILRKNTIVVHGIDLSAGEKDILSSRDVFFAHCPQSNMNNGVGTADLSSMFDRGIKVCLGNDGYGFNILNDLRVAFLLQKHEKRDFNAVSLEEICNTFLKNNYEALESFWGGELKFGKIAPGYAADLIVLDYNPPTPLNADNFLGHLLFGIADSLKVDKVIVGGKVLLDSGKVLNVDEERVFSEAEKVAKRLWERVIENA is encoded by the coding sequence TTGATACTTTCCAATGCTGTTATATGGACTAACGATGGATCTCTTGTAGAGAAAGGATGGATAAGAATTGAAGGAGGAGTGATATCAGAGGTAGGAAAGGGAATTCCTTTTTCATCCGATCTCGATCTTGCTGGAAAACTGGTTCTTCCGGGATTGGTTAACATTCACTCTCATCTTTATAGCAGTTTGGTCAGAGGAATGCCAATAAGCGTTTCTCCTCAAAGCTTTTTGGGGATACTCAAGGAGATTTGGTGGAAGCTTGATCTTCACCTTGATGAGGAATCCGTTTATTACAGTGCTCTTGTAGGAGGAATAGAAAGCCTTAAATCTGGAATAACTGCTATAGTTGATCACCATGCGAGTTACGGTTGTGTAAGAGGAAGTTTGCTCCTTTTAAAGAGAGCGCTTGTTGATGAGCTTGGTATGAGAGCGGATTTATGTTATGAGGTTTCTGATAGATGTGGGAGGGAGAAAGCGGAAGAGGCTATAGAAGAGAATCTGAGCTTTATAGAGCTATCGCTTAAGGAGGGGAACGGTTATTTCAAGGCTCATTTGGGGCTCCACGCTTCCTTCACGTTGTCTGATGAGACGCTTCAAGCTTGTGTTGGATCTGCTCCGGAGAGTGTGGGGTTTCACATTCACTTGGCTGAAGGCCCCGAAGATCAAAGGGACTCTATTGAGAAGTATGATCTCAAGGTTGTTGAAAGACTTGACAGATGGGGCATCTTGAGGAAAAACACCATCGTGGTTCACGGGATAGATTTAAGCGCTGGTGAGAAGGATATCCTGTCTTCACGAGATGTTTTCTTTGCCCATTGTCCTCAATCTAACATGAATAACGGAGTAGGGACGGCGGATCTCAGCTCCATGTTTGACAGAGGAATAAAAGTATGCCTTGGGAACGACGGTTATGGCTTTAACATTTTAAATGATCTTAGGGTAGCTTTTCTTTTACAGAAACACGAGAAAAGGGATTTTAACGCTGTTAGCCTTGAGGAAATATGTAATACTTTTCTGAAGAATAATTATGAGGCTTTGGAATCTTTCTGGGGAGGAGAGCTTAAGTTTGGAAAGATAGCTCCCGGATATGCTGCTGATCTGATTGTTCTGGATTATAATCCTCCCACGCCCCTAAATGCTGATAACTTTTTAGGGCATCTTCTGTTTGGAATAGCGGATAGCCTAAAAGTCGATAAGGTTATCGTTGGAGGGAAAGTTTTGCTTGATAGTGGAAAAGTTCTTAATGTTGATGAAGAAAGGGTTTTTTCGGAAGCTGAGAAAGTGGCAAAGAGGCTTTGGGAGAGGGTGATCGAAAATGCTTGA